From Pyrenophora tritici-repentis strain M4 chromosome 1, whole genome shotgun sequence, the proteins below share one genomic window:
- a CDS encoding DDE-3 multi-domain protein, translating into MPGTGHRLQPAVLQAILDRIAACESDRAISRATGASRNTVAKLRLSLEFWGVPYPPRCREGLQAYLNGSPGAYMDEMRDFLYDEYDVRISLASVYRELEKMRWSRKLATKRAKEQSEPLRRLYLARMAQHYKAEQIVALDESACNERTGDRKYGWSPIGEPVELSHSFRRSERWSLLPAMTIDGYISYKIFQGAITSEILEDFLEFQVLPFCNPHPGPASVIVLDNASIHRSERVRVLCQSAGVLLEYLPPYSPDFNPIEKSFKQLKGWMKRNSAQAENFIDFGVFLE; encoded by the exons atgccaggcaccggccaccgcttgcagcccgctgttctccaggctatcctcgaccgaattgctgcctgcgaaagtgatcgagccatctctagagctacaggtgcgagccgtaacacagtagcaaagctgaggttgagcttagagttttggggcgtgccttatccgccgcgctgc cgcgaaggccttcaggcatacctcaatggctcaccgggcgcatacatggatgagatgagggacttcttgtacgacgagtacgacgttaggataagccttgcgagcgtttaccgagagctagagaagatgagatggtctcgcaagcttgcaacaaagcgggcaaaggagcagagtgagccactccgccgcctctatcttgccaggatggcgcaacactataaggcggagcagatcgttgcgttggacgagagcgcctgcaatgagcgtacgggcgaccgcaagtatggctggtctccaatcggggagccggtggagctatcacacagcttcaggcgatcagaacggtggtcgctgctgccagccatgacgatagatggctacataagctataagatctttcaaggcgcgattacatctgagatcctagaagacttcttagagtttcaagtgctgccgttctgcaatcctcacccagggccagcctcagtaatcgtgcttgataacgcctccatccatcgatcagagcgtgtacgggtgctttgccaaagtgctggagtactccttgagtatctgccgccatactcaccagatttcaaccccatcgagaagagctttaagcagctcaaggggtggatgaaaaggaattcagcgcaagcggagaacttcattgactttggggtctttcttga gtag